Within Caproicibacterium argilliputei, the genomic segment GGAGCCTGCGGGGTGTCTGCCGCTTTTGGCGCGGCGCCGGTGCGGATGCGTTCGGAATTCACGCCTTTCGCGGCGGCTGCCTTTTTAATTTCGTCTAAGCTAATGGCTGTCGTAATGGAAAAGATATCTTCCTTTCCCACATCGGAAACGCCGCTTTCCTTGACCACCTGGCTGACGCGGCGGCGGCGCTCCTCATGCAGCTGCTTCAGCTTCTGCTGCAGCGCTGAGTCGTCCGCTGTTTCCTCGGTGCTGCCGTCAAACAGGTAGGTAAAGGTGCCTGTCATTTCACTGGGCTGTTCGGTCGGCTGCACAGGCTTAAAGGAAAGGGTTTCCTCGTACTGTTTCTGGTACTCCTCCAGCGGTTTCAGTTCCAGACCGTAATAGGGGTCGTTTTCCTCTGAAAATTCCTGTTTTCTGCGGCGGCGTTTTATTTTATCCTGTTTTTTCAGGCTGCTTTTCCGGTTCTTTTTTTCTGCGCGGCTTTCCGGCTGCTTCTGTGCAAGCCGATCTGCCTGCGCTGCGGCTGCAGCTTTGGCAGCGCGCTCGCGTTCCTGCTGCTCCTGCTGCGCACGCTGCAGCGCCGCCTCTTTGGCCTGCTGTTCCTCACGCACTTTCTGTGCGCTGGTGGAAAAAGTCATGGCGTCCGCCATGGGTTCTTCCTCTGGCTTTTCGGCGGGATTCGGCGTATTTACTTTCTGTTCGTCCATACTGCTACCCCCACTTTCTATTTCGAGTGGATTCCTGCACGCTGGCGCGCCACCTCATAGCAAACGACGCCGCAGGCGACGGAAGCGTTCAGGGAGTTGATTTTTCCTTTCATGGGCAGGGAAATGACAAAATCGCATTTTTCTTTGACCAGGCGGCTGACACCGAAGCCTTCGCTGCCGATGACCACCGCACAGGGGCCGGCGTAGTCCACACTGCACCACGGCTCGCCGTCCATGTCGGCGGCGTAAAGCCACACACCCCTTTTTTTCAGTTCGTCCAGCACAGCGGGCAGGCTGTTGACCCGCACCACCGGCACGTATTCCACAGCGCCGGCGCTGGCCTTGCCCACGGCATAGGTCAGCCCCACGCTGCGTCGCTTGGGCACAATGACACCGTGCGCGCCGGCGCACTCCGCCACACGCAGCACAGCGCCCAGATTGTGCGGATCCTCCAGACCGTCCGCAACAATCAGAAACGGTGCTTCGCCGCGTTGCTGCGCCAGTGCGAAGACATCGTCCAGCGATGCATATTCCTTGACAGAAGCCACCACCACAACCCCCTGATGGGCTGCGCCGCCGCACATGGCGTCCAGCTTGCGCGGGTCTGCTTCCTTCACCGGCACGCCCGCCTCCTTGGCACGGGCAATCAGGGCGCCAAGGCTGCCGCCGTGCTGCCCCCGTGCGATATAAAGTGCTTCCAGTGTGCGGCCGCTTTTAAAAGCTTCCGCCGCAGCGTTGCGGCCAGCGATGATGTCATCGCCGCGCACACGGTCGTCTTGCTCATTCCGGTTCGGTTTCATATTGGCTCCTCCAGATACTTTTCCCATAATAATTTATTATACCACAAGGCTGTCGCTCCTGCACGTTCTTTCAGAAAAAATGTTGAAGGAAGGCGCCACAGCGAGGTGGGGGGCGCGCGGGTTTTCCACTGAAAAAGTTTTCCCGGTGGAATGGTTGAATTTTCACGCAGAAATATAATTCTATAAAAGAATATACATACGGATTTTTCCCACGGAAACGGCGTTTATACAAAACGTATTTGCACAAGTTTACATAATCCAAGTGGAAAACCAGGTGGAGAATGTGGATAACTCTGTTGAAAGTGTGGATAACTCGCGAAACCAAGCCCTTTTGATAAATATGCACCTGCGGTGGAAAACAGATTATGTAAACAAAAGGGCAGCGCGCCCCTTTAACTTTCCGTATTTTCATGCTATACTGAGAGCAAATTCCGCCGCGAAACACTTTGTTTCGCTGTATTATAACATTTTTTACAGATATTTTAAATCCCCACATTTTTCCGCGAAAAATTTCCGCTGTACGGAAGGAAGAAAGGAGTCTGTTGCTTTGAATCTTCGCAGAACCCTGCTTTGCGGGCAGTGTTTCCGTTGGCGCGAAATCGCGCCGGATGTGTTTGCCGGCACCGCCGGCGGTCGCCGTCTGGTCCTGACGCAGCAGGATCTGCCGAAACTGGAGCAGAATCCGTTTTGGCGCCGCTACTTTGACTTCGATACCGATTATGAAACCCTGCGCGGTCAGCTTGCCGAACTGCACCCCAATCTGCGCGAGGCAGCCCGGCAGAGCGCGGGCATCCATATCTTGCGGCAGGACCCATGGGAAGCGCTCTGCTCGTTTATTCTGTCGCAGAATAACAATATTCCGCGCATCCAGGGGATTGTCAGCCGCCTTTGCCAAGAGACCGAAGAGCCGCTGCCACACGCGGCGTTTCAGGAGAGCGCCGCCGCACATCCGTTTCCGCGTCCCGAAACGCTGGCCGGGCTGACAGAAGCACAGCTCGCGCCGCTGCGATGCGGGTTTCGGGCACGCTATCTGCTGGATGCGGCGCAAAAAGTGGCAGACGGCACTGTGCCGCTGGAGCAGCTGCGTACGGTGCCGCTTGCCGAGGCGCGTGCTGCGCTGATGCAGATTGTCGGCGTGGGGCCGAAGGTGGCGGACTGCACGCTGTTGTATGGGCTGCACCGTATGGAGGCGTTTCCGGTGGATGTTTGGATGAAGCGTGCCATGGCGCAGTGGTTTCCGGGCGTGGAGCCGGCGGCGTTCGGTGCGGCGGCGGGGCTTGCCCAGCAGTATATTTTTAATTGGGCGCGGAACGGTGTCGCGGCAGGCTGAGAATGCTGCTTTTGTGTCATTGCGCGATAATCTTTTAACAAATTCGCGGTTCCGGCAAGTTTGTGTTCCTTTTTGGGCATAACTGTTGTATAATAAAAGTGCGAAATAAGATTAGGAGTGTGAAAACCATGGCATTAGTAAACACCAAGGAAATGTTTAAAAAGGCTTACGAGGGCGGCTATGCAATTGGCGCTTTCAACGTAAACAACATGGAAATCATTCAGGGCATTACAGAAGCGGCAGGAGAACTGAAAGCCCCTGTAATTCTGCAGGTTTCCAAAGGCGCGCGCGCTTACGCCAACCCCACCTATCTGGTGAAGCTGGTCGAAGCGGCTGTTGCTGAAAATCCGGATATTCCGATTACCCTGCACCTGGATCACGGCCCGTCGTTTGAAATGTGCAAAGCCTGCATCGACGACGGCTTTACCTCTGTAATGTTCGACGGTTCTTCCAAGCCGTTTGATGAGAACGTCGCCGAGGCTGCAAAAGTTGTGGAATATGCACATAAATATAATGTAACCGTGGAGGCCGAGTTGGGCACGCTGGGCGGCGTCGAAGACGAAGTTTCCGTTGAAGCCGACAAGGCTATGTACACTGACCCCAACCAGGTGGAGGAGTTTGTCAATCGTACCGGTGTTGACAGCCTCGCAATCGCCATTGGCACCAGCCACGGCGCATATAAGTTTAAGCCTGGCCAGGATCCGAAGCTGCGCCTGGACATCCTTGAGGAAGTTTCCAAGCGCCTGCCCGGTTTCCCAATTGTTCTGCACGGCGCTTCCAGCGTTCCGCAGGAATTTGTCAAGATTATTAACCAGTACGGCGGCAATATGCCGAATGCCATCGGCATTCCGGAAAGCGAACTGCGCAAGGCCGCAAAGATGGCTGTCTGCAAGATTAACGTAGACTCCGACATCCGCCTTGCCATGACCGCTTCCATCCGCAAGTACTTCTCCGAGCATCCCGACCACTTTGACCCGCGCCAGTACCTTGCGCCCGCTCGTCAGGCAGTGAAGGACATGGTTGCCCATAAGATTACAGAGGTCATGGGCTGCGACGGTAAAGCCTGATTTTTTGATAGAAACAGAACAAGCCCTTCGGTTTTGACACCGAGGGCTTGTTTTTTTGCTTCTTTTGATTTTGAGGGGGTTTTCTGCTGCTGTTTTTCGCTTTTGCTGCTTTTTGCAGGCGATTTTCCGCACTTTTCCACGCATCGGTTGAAAACTCTGTTGAGAGTGTGGAAAGCTGTATAAATCATTTTAAATTATACGAGACGTAATTTCACAAAGCGAATCTCTTCCAACAGACCCAAAATTTTTTACAGTGCAGCAGCAATCACACCCACCAAACCAATGAAAGAACCCTGGACGCTTATGGCGGTATTCCGCTTTTACGTCTGCGAAAAAGCGAGAAACTGCAGAATCTTTTTGCCGTCCTGCAGGGCTTTCCGATACATTTGGTCAATGCAGCTGCGGTCTTTTGTCAGCGTCTGCATTCCGCAGCAGTCGTCCGGGGCAACCAGCAGTACCCGACCGTCCTTTGCATATTTCTGCGCCAAGGCGACGCCGTCATTGTAGGTTTGGTAGCGCAGCCGCAGCGCTTCGGCCGCCTGCGGGTATTTGCGCCGCAGCAGGCGCGCGGGCAGCGCGTCATGCTTGGGTTCGCGCAGGGTGGCTTCCGGCTTGGTGAGAATCACGACTACTTTTTCGCAGCCGTCATCCAGTGCCTTCTGCACCGGCACCGGGTCGGAAAGGCCGCCGTCAAAGTACGGCACGCCGCCAATTTCGTACGGTTTGCAGACCACCGGAATACAGGAGGAAGCCATCATAATCTGGTAGTTGTCCTGCGCAATGTCTTCTTTTCCGAAGTAAACCGGCTTGCCGGTCAGCGCGTTGGTTGCCACGACCTGCAGAACCGCGTTTGACCGCGCAATCGCGGCGTAGTCCAGCGGATCCTCGCCACTTTGGTTTGCCAATGTTCCGTAAACATACTCCAAATCAATGTAGGAGCCTTTGCGCAGAAAGTTGCCAAGGCTCATATATTCCTTGCGGAAGGAATACTTGGTGTAATACCGGTAGTTTCGGCCGTGTTGCTTTGCAAAGTAGGCGCCAATATTGGCGCTGCCCGCAGAAACGCCGATTCCGTAATCAAACTGGATTCCATTTTCCAGGCAGTAGTCTAGTACGCCTGCGCCATAAACACCGCGCAAACCGCCGCCCACATCCACAACCCCGATCATTTTCCACATCGCTCCTTCATTCTGTTGAAACAGTGGCTGCCACCCACGGTGTTTCTGCAACAATTCGTATAAAACTGCAAAAAAATACAAAAAGTTTATTTTGGTTCCTGCATAGAAAAGTGCCGCCGGTCATGTGCCTTTGCACACGGCCCGGCGGCACTTCTGTATTTTAGTCCGTAATGTACGGCTGGCTGCCGTCTTTCGGGTGATATTTTTCGCAGGTGCACTTTTTCCATTTCAAGCCACTGCCGCAGGGACACGGTTCATTGCGGCCAATTTTGCGGCCTTCATGCGATTCTGGCTGCGGTGCTTCCTCGCCCTCTGGTGCGCCGGAGGCTGTGGTCGGCTCCAGAACCTGCTCGCGCTGCGGTTCCTCCTGCGTGTGCAGGCGCACTGTCAGCATCATGCGGGCGGTGTTTTCCCGGATGGTGTCGATCATCGCGTCAAACATATCGAAGCTTTCCAGCCGGTATTCGACCACTGGATCTTTCTGCCCGTAAGCACGCAGGCGAATGCCGCGCTGCAGTTCTTCCATCGCGTCGATGTGATCCATCCACTCGGTGTCGACGTTTTTCAGCAGAATTACGCGCTCCAACTCACGGCAGATATCCTCGCCGAACTGCTGCTCGCGTTGGTCACAGATTTGCACAGCCTTTTCATACAGTGCCGCCGACACATCTTCCGGCTTGAGCGTTTTGCGCTCTTCTTCGGTGTAAATGAAGTCATCCTCGGTAAGCAGCCACCCCATGTAGTGGTCGCGCAGGCCGTCAAAGTTCCAATTCTGACGTGGATTTTCCAGATTAGCATCATCCATCGGCAGGTAAAGCTTGGCCTGGTTTTCAATCGCCTGCTTGATCATTTCCATGACCTGCGTATGCACGTTTTCACCGTTGAGCACCTGGTCGCGCTGCTTGTAGATAATCTCGCGCTGGCGGGAGTTAACATCGTCATACTTCAGCACGTCTTTACGAATGCCAAAGTTGCGGCCTTCAATTTTACGCTGGGCGTTTTCGATGGTTTTGGTCAGCATTTTGTTTTCAATCGGCGTGTCTTCGTCCACGTTAAGGGTTTCCATCATCGCCGCGACACGTTCGCCGCCGAACAGACGCATCAGGTTGTCTTCCAGAGAAATGTAGAAGCGGGACATACCGGGGTCGCCCTGACGTCCGGCACGGCCGCGCAGCTGGTTATCAATTCGGCGGGACTCGTGGCGCTCGGTACCGATGATGAAAAGGCCGCCTGCATCGCGCACTGCCTGCGCTTCCGGACGGATTTCCTCTTTGTACTTATCCTCTAATTCCTTAAATGTTTTACGAGCATTGAGAATATCGACATTGTCGGTTTCGCCGTAAGCAGTTGCTTGTGCAATCATTTCCTCGCTGAAGCCCATGCGGCGCATTTCGCTTTTGGCCATATATTCGCTGTTGCCGCCCAGCATGATATCGGTGCCGCGGCCTGCCATGTTCGTTGCAATGGTGACGGCGCCCTTTTTGCCCGCCTGCGAAACAATCTCCGCTTCCTTTTCGTGGTACTTTGCGTTCAAAACCACGTGCGGAATGCCGCGCAGTTTCAGCATTTTGGAGAGTTCCTCGCTCTTTTCAATGGAAATGGTGCCGACCAGAACCGGCTGTCCCTTTTCGTGGTGCTCCACAATGTCGTCGATGACTGCGTTAAACTTTGCCTTTTCCGTTTTGTAAACAACGTCGTGCAGATCCTCACGAACCATTGGCTTGTTTGTGGGAATTTCCACAACGTCCAGTTTGTAGATTTCGCGGAATTCATCCTCTTCCGTCATGGCGGTGCCGGTCATACCGGAAAGCTTGTCGTACAGACGGAAGTAGTTCTGGAACGTGATGGTTGCCAGCGTCTTGCTTTCGCGGGCAACTTTCACACCCTCCTTCGCTTCGATGGCCTGATGCAGACCTTCGTTATAGCGGCGGCCATACATCAGGCGGCCGGTGAATTCGTCAACGATGATGACTTCACCGTCTTTGACCACATAGTCCACATCGCGGGTCATGACACCGCGCGCCTTAATGGCTTGGTTGACATAATGCTGAATGCCAATATTTTCCGCATCGGTCAGGTTGTCCACGTGGAAGAAAGCTTCCGCTTTTTTCACGCCGGAAGGTGTCAGCGTGGCGGTTTTTGCTTTTTCATCCACAATGTAGTCCGCATCTGTGTAAATGGCGTCGTTGTCTTCCTTATCGTTCAGCTCTGCGACTTTTACGACTTTTAAGGTTTGCGCAAAGTGGTCGGCAACGGTGTACATCTCGGTGGATTTGTCGCCGGGGCCGGAGATAATCAGCGGGGTGCGCGCTTCATCAATTAAGATGGAGTCCACCTCATCCACGATGGAGAAGCTGTGGCCGCGCTGTACCTTGTCCTCTTTGTAAATGACCATGTTGTCGCGCAGATAATCGAAACCGTATTCGTTGTTGGTACCGTAGGTGATGTCGGCGGCATATGCTTCCTTGCGGGCGGCGTTGTCCTTTTCATGCGTGATCAGACCGACGGAAAGACCGAGGAAGCGATACACCTTGCCCATCCACTCACTGTCGCGGCGGGCGAGGTAATCGTTGACGGTTACAATGTGCACGCCCTTGCCTGCCAGCGCGTTTAAGTAGGCGGGCAGGGTGGCGACCAGCGTTTTGCCTTCGCCGGTCTTCATCTCGGCAATACGGCCCTGATGCAGAACGATACCGCCGACAATCTGCACCGGGAAGTGGCGCATTTCCAGCACGCGGGCGCTGGCCTCGCGGCAGACAGCAAACGCGTCGGGCAGGATGTCGTCTAAGCTTTCGCCGGACTCCAGCCGCTCCTTCAGCATGGGGGTCTGCGCTTTCAGTTCTTCATCTGAAAGCGCTTTATACTTGTCCTCGAGTGCCAGCACCGCGTCGCAGATGGGCTGAACGCGTTTCAGCTCGCGCTTGCTGTAGTTCCCGAAGAATTTGGTCAGGATATTGTTTGGCATAGTGTCACCTCATAACGGTAAATTCCAGCTACCGATTTCCAAAATGATTACATACTTTTAGATTATAGCATAGCACGTTTCAAAAGGAAAGAGATTTTCTGTGAATTTGGCCGATGAAAATGCGAAAAGCAGGGAGCGGGCGCAGTTTTTTCCTGTGCCTGTTCTCTGCTTTATAATTTTGACTGCGTTTTTTATAGAATCCCGCTGCGGGTGTGAAATGCGAACTTTTTCTAGGAGAAACGCCGGCGCTTCGAAACGCGCAGGCTGTTTCTTACGCCCAGCCAGAAATTCTACAATGCTTGTAAAACCAAGCGTGCCACAGAAACCGGCGGCTGGAGATGGTTTTCGGTTTGCCGTTCATTTCTGCAACGGTATAACTGCCGTCTTCATTTTTCAGCGCAACATCATACCCGCACTGTGCGCCATTTACCAGATAGTCGTCCGCCTGTGCATTTCGCTTTGCGGCGGTCTGCAGCTTCCGGTCGCAGTACGCCAATGTGGAGCCGTTATTGCTGCTGCCCTGTGAACCGCCGTTTTGTGTCATAACGGAAATATCGCCGGTGGGTTTTCCGTCTGTTTCCACGCGGCAGTTATACATGACGATATTTCCGGCAAGGTCGTGTTCCGGCAAAAGAAAGGTCACTTTGCTGTTTTTGGTCCACGTCCCGTCCGCAGAGGTGGAAACTGCCTGCTGAGCAATTTCCTTTGCCTGCGCTTCTGTAATAAAGGGCCCTTTTTCCGCGTCAACCCCCGGGCCGTGAAAGTACACCGCCATTCCCGCAATCAGGACGGCTGCCACAATCGCAACAGGAATAACGAATCTCTTTTTGCATTTTTTCATCAGGAGGCTCCTTTCTGACAGTTTGTGACCGTGCGCACTGTAGGAAGTTTCCTTTTTCCACTTCCAATGCACAAAAACTCTAATATCATTATAACAATTACAACTAAAATCGCAATACTTTTGAAAAAAATTTCCAGTAAGTTCTTTAAAGCCCTCCGCATTTTTGTGAGAAAACGCAGAAAGTGCGCGCGGCCATATGCCTTGTCTGAATCTTCACAAATCCAGTTGCGAAGTGTGTCGAAAAGTCCTATAATAGGAAACGATCATTGGTTGGGGCGCCTGCTGTGCGCAGGCCCCTTTTCAGGAAAAAACCAAGGACTTGAAATCGAAAGGAGTACCGCTATGAACTATTCCGCTAAAGTGGAAAACATGTGCACAGTCACAAAAGGCCCCAAGCACGGCCCCGCCCCGATCCCCGAAGAGGGCAAGTGGGTAAAGGCTTATGACATTAAAGACATTTCTGGTCTGACACATGGTGTTGGCTGGTGCGCGCCGCAGCAGGGCGCCTGCAAGCTGACGCTGAACGTCAAAGAAGGCGTGGTCAAGGAAGCGCTGGTCGAAACAATCGGCTGCTCCGGCATGACCCACTCCGCCGCCATGGCAGCTGAGATTCTGCCCGGCAAAACCATCCTCGAGTGCCTGAACACCGACCTCGTATGTGATGCAATCAACGTCGCTATGCGCGAGCTGTTTAAGCAGATCGTTTACGGCCGCAGCCAGACTGCTTTCTCCGAGGGCGGCCTGCCCATCGGCGCAGGTCTGGACGATCTGGGCAAGGGTCTGCGCAGCATGGTCGGCACCATGTACAGCACAGAAGCCAAGGGCGTGCGCTACATGGAGATGACCGAGGGCTATGTTCTGCACATGGCTCTGGACAAAAATGACGAAGTCATCGGCTATGAATTTGTAAACGTCGGCAAGATGATGGACGCTATCCGCAAGGGCACAAACCCCGAGGAAGCCTATAAGGCAAACGTCGGTCATTACGGCCGTTACAGCAAAGAAGACGGCGTTGTCAAGTATATTGACCCCCGCAACGAATAAGAAACAACAAAGGAGGATTCAAAACCATGGCAAACGATGTCAGCTTTGAAGGTAAAGAGAGAAGAATGCCGAAGATCGAGGCATTCCTGAAAGAAAACGGCCTCGGCTCCCTGGAAGAAGCACGCGACCTGTGCCTTTCCAAGGGAATCGACGTTGATAAGATTGTAAAGAGCGTACAGCCCATCGCGTTTGACAACGCGGTTTGGGCTTACACCCTCGGTGTTGCACTGGGCCTGAAAAAAGGCGTGAAATCCGCCGCGGAAGCAAGCGAACTCATCGGTGTCGGTCTGCAGGCATTCTGCGTGCCCGGCTCCGTTGCAGAGCACCGCAACGTCGGTCTGGGTCACGGCAACCTCGGCGCACGTCTGCTGCACGACGAAACCAAGTGCTTTGCGTTCCTCGCAGGCCACGAGAGCTTCGCAGCCGCTGAGGGCGCTATCGGCATTGCCCGCACGGCAAACCGCGCCCGCAAAGAGCCGCTGCGTGTCATCCTGAACGGCCTGGGCAAAGACGCCGCCTATATCATTTCCCGTATCAACGGCTTTACCTATGTAAAGACCGACTATGACTTCTTTAACGACAAAGTCAATGTGGTTGAAGAAATCGCTTACTCCAACGGCGAGCGTGCGCAGATTAAGTGCTACGGCGCGAACGACGTACAGGAAGGTGTCGCCATCATGCGCATGGAGGGCGTCGATGTTTCCATTACCGGTAACTCCACGAACCCGACCCGCTTCCAGCACTTGGTTGCAGGCACCTATAAAAAGTGGTGCAACGAGAACGGCCGCCATTACTTCTCCGTCGCTTCCGGCGGCGGCACGGGTCGTACCCTGCACCCCGACAACATGGGCGCAGGACCGGCTTCTTACGGCTTGACCGACTCCATGGGTCGTATGCATAGCGATGCGCAGTTCGCAGGTTCCTCTTCCGTGCCGGCGCACGTGGAGATGATGGGCCTCATCGGCATGGGCAACAACCCGATGGTCGGTGCAACCGTTGCGTGTGCAGTGGCAGTTTACGAGGCTTGCAAGGGCTGAGTTTGATTCAGCAAAGTTCGGCAGCCCCCTTTACGGGGGCTTTTTTATGCCCTTTTGGGGCTGGCGGCGGATTTTTCGTTTAAAATCATTGGAAATTTTCAAAAAGCGGTTGACAAAGCGGAAGGACTGCGTATAATAGAAGAAACAATTTCATAATGTTTCCTGTTAAACCGATGAAGTGGAGATAAAAACGATTCCAGCGCGTACAGAGAGTCCGGGCAGATGAGAACGGACCGCGAGCAGAACGTTAAATGGACCACTGAGGGCACGGTCAAAGGCAGCTTCTGCCGAGTATTCCGTGACGCAAGGCCTGCGTAATGGGTCGGGGGTATGTTGGTACCCCGCAAAGGGTGCGGTTTTTATACCGCAAAGCAAGGTGGCACCGCGAGCTTGAAGTTTCAGGCCCGTCCTTGGCAGACAAATTCTTTTGTTTGCCTTGGGCGGGTCTTTTTTATGCCCGCCCGGGGAAAACGCGTTGGGAGGGACGCATCATGACAAAACCGTCGTTAGAGGAAGCCCGGCGCTTTGCCGCGCAGGGCATATACCGGGTGCTTCCGGTCAGCTGTGAGCTTTACGCCGACCGCACAACCCCCCTGCAGGTTCTGCGGATTCTGCAGGCAAAGAGCATCCACTGCTTCTTGCTGGAAAGCGTGGAGGACACCAAGCAGTGGGGGCGCTACACGTTTCTGGGATTTGACCCGAAACTGGAAATCACCTGTACAAACGGGCAAATGCGCATCCGCGGGAAGACACAGCGCAGCTTTCACACCGACAGCCCCGGTGCGGAACTGGAAAAAATCCTGGCCGCGCACAAAAGCCCGCGCCTGCCGGGAATGCCGCCCTTTACCGGCGGGTTGGTCGGTTACTTTTCGTACGATTACATCAAGTACAGTGAGCCGCGCCTGCGGCTGGACGCAGAGGATCAGGAGCACTTTAACGATGTTGACCTCATGCTGTTTGACAAGGTGATTGCATTTGACAACCTGCGGCAGAAACTGATTTTGACAGTCAATATGCCGCTGACCGGCGATGTGCAGGCGGCTTATGCGGCGGCGCAGGCGGCGCTGAAAGCATTGGCGGAGCTGGTGCGTACCGGGGCACCGGCACCGCAAAACCCGGGGCGGCTGACTTCTCCGGTACGGCATTTGTTCAGCAAAGCGCAGTACTGCACCATGGTGGAACGCGCGAAGCAGTACATTCGGGAGGGAGATATTTTTCAGGTGGTTCTCAGCAACCGTCTGGAGGCGGACTTTACGGGCAGCCTGTTAGATACCTATCGTGTGCTGCGCACGCTGAACCCCTCGCCGTATATGTTCTTTTTCTGCAGCGACGAAATGGAGATTGCCGGTGCTTCACCGGAAACTTTGGTAAAGCTGCAGGACGGTGTTCTGCACACCTTTCCGCTTGCCGGCTCCCGTCCGCGCGGCCAGACGCCGGCGCAGGATGAGGCGCTGGAGGCGGAGCTGCTTGCCGATCCGAAGGAACTTTCCGAGCACAATATGCTGGTGGATCTGGGACGCAATGATTTGGGCCGCATCAGTAAATTCGGCACCGTGCACGTGGAAAAGCACCTGCAGGTACTGCGCTTTTCGCACATCATGCACCTTGGCTCCACCGTGGCGGGGGCGCTGCGGGAGGGCTGCACCGCCGCCGATGTCATTGCGTCCGTGCTGCCCGCCGGAACGCTTTCCGGTGCGCCGAAGTTCCGTGCCTGCCAGATTATCAACGAGCTGGAAAACAACAAGCGCGGCATTTACGGCGGTGCGGTCGGGTATCTGGACTTCACCGGAAATCTGGACACCTGTATTGCCATTCGTTTCGCTTTTCAGAAAAACGGCAAGGTGTTTGTTCGTTCCGGCGCCGGCATTGTGGCAGACAGCGTGCCGGAGCGCGAGTATCAGGAATGCATTCAAA encodes:
- a CDS encoding patatin-like phospholipase family protein, yielding MWKMIGVVDVGGGLRGVYGAGVLDYCLENGIQFDYGIGVSAGSANIGAYFAKQHGRNYRYYTKYSFRKEYMSLGNFLRKGSYIDLEYVYGTLANQSGEDPLDYAAIARSNAVLQVVATNALTGKPVYFGKEDIAQDNYQIMMASSCIPVVCKPYEIGGVPYFDGGLSDPVPVQKALDDGCEKVVVILTKPEATLREPKHDALPARLLRRKYPQAAEALRLRYQTYNDGVALAQKYAKDGRVLLVAPDDCCGMQTLTKDRSCIDQMYRKALQDGKKILQFLAFSQT
- the secA gene encoding preprotein translocase subunit SecA, which codes for MPNNILTKFFGNYSKRELKRVQPICDAVLALEDKYKALSDEELKAQTPMLKERLESGESLDDILPDAFAVCREASARVLEMRHFPVQIVGGIVLHQGRIAEMKTGEGKTLVATLPAYLNALAGKGVHIVTVNDYLARRDSEWMGKVYRFLGLSVGLITHEKDNAARKEAYAADITYGTNNEYGFDYLRDNMVIYKEDKVQRGHSFSIVDEVDSILIDEARTPLIISGPGDKSTEMYTVADHFAQTLKVVKVAELNDKEDNDAIYTDADYIVDEKAKTATLTPSGVKKAEAFFHVDNLTDAENIGIQHYVNQAIKARGVMTRDVDYVVKDGEVIIVDEFTGRLMYGRRYNEGLHQAIEAKEGVKVARESKTLATITFQNYFRLYDKLSGMTGTAMTEEDEFREIYKLDVVEIPTNKPMVREDLHDVVYKTEKAKFNAVIDDIVEHHEKGQPVLVGTISIEKSEELSKMLKLRGIPHVVLNAKYHEKEAEIVSQAGKKGAVTIATNMAGRGTDIMLGGNSEYMAKSEMRRMGFSEEMIAQATAYGETDNVDILNARKTFKELEDKYKEEIRPEAQAVRDAGGLFIIGTERHESRRIDNQLRGRAGRQGDPGMSRFYISLEDNLMRLFGGERVAAMMETLNVDEDTPIENKMLTKTIENAQRKIEGRNFGIRKDVLKYDDVNSRQREIIYKQRDQVLNGENVHTQVMEMIKQAIENQAKLYLPMDDANLENPRQNWNFDGLRDHYMGWLLTEDDFIYTEEERKTLKPEDVSAALYEKAVQICDQREQQFGEDICRELERVILLKNVDTEWMDHIDAMEELQRGIRLRAYGQKDPVVEYRLESFDMFDAMIDTIRENTARMMLTVRLHTQEEPQREQVLEPTTASGAPEGEEAPQPESHEGRKIGRNEPCPCGSGLKWKKCTCEKYHPKDGSQPYITD
- the fba gene encoding class II fructose-1,6-bisphosphate aldolase, with the protein product MALVNTKEMFKKAYEGGYAIGAFNVNNMEIIQGITEAAGELKAPVILQVSKGARAYANPTYLVKLVEAAVAENPDIPITLHLDHGPSFEMCKACIDDGFTSVMFDGSSKPFDENVAEAAKVVEYAHKYNVTVEAELGTLGGVEDEVSVEADKAMYTDPNQVEEFVNRTGVDSLAIAIGTSHGAYKFKPGQDPKLRLDILEEVSKRLPGFPIVLHGASSVPQEFVKIINQYGGNMPNAIGIPESELRKAAKMAVCKINVDSDIRLAMTASIRKYFSEHPDHFDPRQYLAPARQAVKDMVAHKITEVMGCDGKA
- the rlmB gene encoding 23S rRNA (guanosine(2251)-2'-O)-methyltransferase RlmB, coding for MKPNRNEQDDRVRGDDIIAGRNAAAEAFKSGRTLEALYIARGQHGGSLGALIARAKEAGVPVKEADPRKLDAMCGGAAHQGVVVVASVKEYASLDDVFALAQQRGEAPFLIVADGLEDPHNLGAVLRVAECAGAHGVIVPKRRSVGLTYAVGKASAGAVEYVPVVRVNSLPAVLDELKKRGVWLYAADMDGEPWCSVDYAGPCAVVIGSEGFGVSRLVKEKCDFVISLPMKGKINSLNASVACGVVCYEVARQRAGIHSK
- a CDS encoding GGGtGRT protein — translated: MANDVSFEGKERRMPKIEAFLKENGLGSLEEARDLCLSKGIDVDKIVKSVQPIAFDNAVWAYTLGVALGLKKGVKSAAEASELIGVGLQAFCVPGSVAEHRNVGLGHGNLGARLLHDETKCFAFLAGHESFAAAEGAIGIARTANRARKEPLRVILNGLGKDAAYIISRINGFTYVKTDYDFFNDKVNVVEEIAYSNGERAQIKCYGANDVQEGVAIMRMEGVDVSITGNSTNPTRFQHLVAGTYKKWCNENGRHYFSVASGGGTGRTLHPDNMGAGPASYGLTDSMGRMHSDAQFAGSSSVPAHVEMMGLIGMGNNPMVGATVACAVAVYEACKG
- a CDS encoding iron-sulfur cluster assembly scaffold protein, with product MNYSAKVENMCTVTKGPKHGPAPIPEEGKWVKAYDIKDISGLTHGVGWCAPQQGACKLTLNVKEGVVKEALVETIGCSGMTHSAAMAAEILPGKTILECLNTDLVCDAINVAMRELFKQIVYGRSQTAFSEGGLPIGAGLDDLGKGLRSMVGTMYSTEAKGVRYMEMTEGYVLHMALDKNDEVIGYEFVNVGKMMDAIRKGTNPEEAYKANVGHYGRYSKEDGVVKYIDPRNE
- a CDS encoding DNA-3-methyladenine glycosylase family protein, which gives rise to MNLRRTLLCGQCFRWREIAPDVFAGTAGGRRLVLTQQDLPKLEQNPFWRRYFDFDTDYETLRGQLAELHPNLREAARQSAGIHILRQDPWEALCSFILSQNNNIPRIQGIVSRLCQETEEPLPHAAFQESAAAHPFPRPETLAGLTEAQLAPLRCGFRARYLLDAAQKVADGTVPLEQLRTVPLAEARAALMQIVGVGPKVADCTLLYGLHRMEAFPVDVWMKRAMAQWFPGVEPAAFGAAAGLAQQYIFNWARNGVAAG